One genomic region from Spirochaeta lutea encodes:
- a CDS encoding TatD family hydrolase: protein MVREPSPLFDAHYHFSTREPAYQPGVVNSTHQGMWPEALASFQAGYAGVMVSLGIHPWFINPVHLDRDLSELEALLQAYPGLMVGETGLDRIRGPGQDIQSRAFREQLVLARDLNRVVSIHCVRAWGRLAEILEELRPGRAIIHSVQCSPELVRRLSRTGAYLSFGYASARPGTKAEAALQACPEDRLLLETDGPYPEGFLPPDGGGRTLPDPVSHGEAIEAWYTLGERLLASLRGAPRGAPTWKERILRNAQIFTHGKTPGHPGTETPG, encoded by the coding sequence ATGGTACGGGAACCCTCCCCGCTTTTCGATGCTCACTACCATTTCTCCACCAGAGAACCGGCATATCAGCCCGGGGTTGTAAACAGCACCCATCAGGGTATGTGGCCCGAGGCCCTGGCATCCTTCCAGGCAGGGTATGCGGGGGTAATGGTAAGCCTTGGTATTCACCCCTGGTTTATAAACCCCGTACACCTGGACAGGGATCTATCGGAGCTGGAGGCACTGTTGCAGGCGTATCCCGGTCTCATGGTGGGAGAAACCGGCCTAGACCGCATCCGGGGGCCGGGTCAGGATATTCAGAGCCGGGCATTCCGGGAGCAGCTGGTTCTTGCAAGGGACCTGAACCGGGTGGTAAGCATCCACTGCGTACGGGCCTGGGGCAGATTAGCGGAGATTCTTGAGGAACTGAGACCCGGAAGGGCAATTATCCACAGTGTTCAATGCTCCCCGGAGTTAGTCCGGCGATTAAGCAGGACCGGGGCATACCTTTCCTTCGGGTACGCTTCGGCCCGGCCCGGAACCAAGGCGGAGGCTGCACTACAGGCCTGCCCCGAGGATCGGCTGCTTCTGGAAACCGATGGCCCCTACCCCGAGGGGTTTCTCCCCCCGGACGGCGGAGGAAGAACCCTGCCGGACCCGGTATCTCACGGCGAGGCTATAGAGGCCTGGTATACCCTGGGGGAACGGCTGCTTGCATCCCTCCGGGGTGCACCCCGGGGAGCCCCCACCTGGAAAGAGAGGATTCTTAGGAATGCACAGATTTTTACGCACGGAAAAACTCCTGGGCACCCCGGGACTGAAACGCCTGGCTGA
- a CDS encoding MFS transporter has product MGRGTWLTIDLRRPCPLSRDRGSTLLSGRDHASSPGVGRLDEMLPCLVHWVRIAEFWRNVMKRYGILAASVVIQLVLGSVYAWSTIAQELTSLHGFAAWQTQFIYGMIIFVFSVSLILGGRLFRKRGPRYTATWGGILFGSSYLLAAVLPLEPLVLIFLLGGLSGFSIGLGYACPLSTGVAWFPKHKGLVTGVAVFGFGGGAILANQVYVQILASGGSVQQIFLLTGAIGGGLVVLSAQVLALPDKVRSLSSTAVPAIQQGFLKSPSFWRLALGLGLGSASGLLLIGRAAGIAVDLGFAESAAAALPAMAVAAVSVGNASGRLFWGWLNDRIPGLTIPLSLGLATLSALGLLLAGTSPVLFIILMAMSGLLFGGSLVVYAAHSELVFGQGALARVYPFIFMFYGAAAIIGPSLGGVMYDVTGNSTGPIILAAALPFAGLIMTTVLRRFESTEVNQAATAEEQGSQALA; this is encoded by the coding sequence ATGGGCAGGGGCACATGGCTGACCATTGACCTTCGGCGACCCTGCCCGTTGAGCCGGGATAGGGGAAGCACCCTTCTATCCGGCAGGGATCATGCGTCCAGCCCCGGGGTGGGGCGTCTTGATGAGATGTTACCATGTCTTGTGCATTGGGTACGGATTGCGGAATTCTGGAGGAATGTTATGAAGCGTTACGGCATACTGGCAGCATCGGTGGTTATTCAACTAGTTCTCGGCAGTGTATATGCCTGGAGCACCATCGCCCAGGAGCTGACCAGCCTGCACGGTTTTGCAGCCTGGCAGACTCAGTTCATCTACGGAATGATAATCTTCGTATTTTCGGTTTCCCTGATTCTCGGGGGAAGACTCTTCCGTAAGCGCGGACCGCGGTATACGGCTACCTGGGGAGGTATACTCTTCGGGAGTAGCTACCTCCTGGCTGCTGTTCTTCCCCTGGAGCCCCTGGTGCTTATCTTCCTCCTGGGTGGTCTTTCAGGATTTTCCATCGGCCTGGGGTACGCCTGCCCGCTTTCCACCGGGGTTGCCTGGTTTCCAAAGCATAAGGGTCTGGTTACCGGGGTGGCGGTGTTCGGCTTCGGCGGCGGTGCAATTTTAGCAAATCAAGTGTACGTCCAGATTCTTGCATCCGGAGGCAGTGTCCAACAGATCTTTCTTCTTACGGGGGCCATCGGCGGAGGGCTCGTGGTGTTATCCGCACAGGTGCTCGCTCTGCCTGATAAGGTACGCTCCCTCTCCAGCACGGCCGTTCCGGCGATCCAGCAGGGTTTTCTAAAAAGCCCCTCCTTTTGGCGTTTAGCCCTTGGGTTGGGGTTGGGCAGCGCCTCGGGTCTGCTGCTCATCGGCCGGGCTGCGGGCATCGCGGTGGATCTGGGTTTCGCAGAGAGTGCTGCCGCAGCCCTGCCGGCCATGGCTGTAGCCGCTGTATCCGTGGGTAATGCCTCGGGACGGCTCTTCTGGGGCTGGCTTAATGATAGAATTCCCGGGTTAACCATCCCCCTCAGTCTCGGATTAGCAACCCTCAGCGCCCTCGGTCTATTGTTGGCGGGTACAAGTCCGGTACTCTTCATCATTCTCATGGCAATGAGCGGACTTCTCTTCGGCGGGTCTCTGGTGGTCTATGCCGCCCATAGCGAATTGGTCTTCGGTCAGGGCGCCCTGGCACGGGTGTACCCCTTCATCTTTATGTTCTACGGGGCGGCGGCAATAATCGGTCCGAGTCTCGGCGGGGTAATGTACGATGTTACGGGAAACAGTACCGGACCCATCATTCTTGCTGCGGCCCTGCCCTTTGCCGGACTTATCATGACCACCGTGCTCCGGCGGTTTGAATCCACAGAGGTGAATCAGGCTGCCACCGCTGAGGAGCAGGGTTCCCAAGCCCTGGCATAG